A genome region from Cervus canadensis isolate Bull #8, Minnesota chromosome 10, ASM1932006v1, whole genome shotgun sequence includes the following:
- the LOC122448592 gene encoding serum basic protease inhibitor-like: MATKMSRLCLSAALLVLLGTLVAGTPEGDDSNKDSLRPAFCLQPPYTGPCRAMFTRYFYNAVSGLCQTFTYGGCRRKQNNFLNEKECISTCGGGNRAQESPATVLPEMLKS; encoded by the exons ATGGCCACGAAGATGAGCCGGCTCTGCCTCTCTGCAGCCCTTCTGGTCCTCCTGGGCACCCTGGTGGCCGGCACCCCAGAGGGTGATGACAGCAACAAGGACA GCCTGCGCCCTGCCTTCTGTCTGCAGCCTCCATACACTGGTCCCTGCAGGGCCATGTTCACCAGGTACTTCTACAACGCCGTGTCCGGGCTCTGCCAGACCTTCACTTACGGCGGATGCAGAAGGAAGCAGAACAACTTCCTGAATGAGAAGGAGTGCATCAGCACCTGTGGAGGCGGCAACAGGGCCCAGG AGAGTCCGGCAACTGTGCTCCCTGAGATGCTGAAGTCCTAG